The proteins below are encoded in one region of Telopea speciosissima isolate NSW1024214 ecotype Mountain lineage chromosome 10, Tspe_v1, whole genome shotgun sequence:
- the LOC122644018 gene encoding uncharacterized protein LOC122644018, which translates to MMRAKGTIVFTTVGRPYYGFDVFSIALSSKLDTLTQWIEHRLTDGTSINFNGQFVDEDPTLVYVSERTGSPRIYLNRPENPKPEQLPTVSESLFHDRPVVRNGRLYYVSAHEPADKPFTSWSAVYMTQLGDRKIVRLTPKGAVDYSPAVSPTGKFIAVASYGFRPWKGEFQELDTDIVVFSPSDPNRRTVVCKRGGWPTWFGDSTIFFHRKTDDGWWSIFRVDLPENFQHLDACDSSSRRVTPAGVHAFTPSASRDRNCVAFASRRRESKYRHIEIYDLESESFYRVTESLNPNFHHYNPFFSPKGGFLGYHRFRGESAPGETTIPHLDPVTSPIKELRMIRLNGSFPSFSPKGDLIAFNHDFEMNSGLKIVRSDGTKRWVVLKDRTAFCTSWDPTQDNVIYTSIGPIFESVKRTVQIARITFAPTDLTDDGGEKIPATVKILTREDTGNNAFPSCSPDGKFVVFRSGRSGHKNLFIVDAVDGEFNGGIRQLTEGPWIDTMPNWSPDGKLIAFSSNRHNPDNVSAFSIYLIRPDGSDLRRVYVAGPEGSSDVDRERINHVCFNSDSSWLLFTANMGGVTAEPVSLPNQFQPYGDMYIVRLDGSELQRLTWNGYENGTPVWYHPSSSSTEEIELGSLSLESNKVKDADKLKGQFEEPLWISCDI; encoded by the coding sequence ATGATGCGAGCCAAAGGAACCATCGTCTTCACCACCGTAGGCAGGCCGTACTACGGCTTCGATGTTTTCTCCATCGCTTTATCTTCTAAACTCGACACACTGACTCAATGGATAGAGCATCGTCTCACAGACGGTACCTCCATTAACTTTAATGGTCAGTTTGTCGATGAAGACCCAACCCTTGTTTACGTCTCCGAGAGGACCGGCTCACCTCGAATTTACCTCAACCGCcctgaaaatcccaaaccagaGCAACTCCCTACCGTGTCCGAGAGCCTGTTTCACGACCGACCGGTTGTACGAAACGGCCGATTGTATTATGTGTCGGCTCACGAACCGGCTGATAAACCGTTCACTAGCTGGTCTGCGGTTTACATGACCCAGCTTGGTGACCGGAAAATCGTCCGGTTAACTCCTAAAGGAGCAGTCGATTATAGTCCGGCGGTTTCGCCGACTGGGAAGTTCATCGCTGTAGCTTCTTACGGGTTCCGTCCTTGGAAGGGAGAGTTTCAGGAACTCGATACGGATATCGTCGTTTTCTCACCGTCAGATCCTAATAGACGCACGGTCGTCTGTAAGCGCGGCGGATGGCCAACGTGGTTCGGCGATTCCACTATTTTCTTCCATCGGAAAACCGATGATGGGTGGTGGAGCATTTTCCGAGTAGATCTCCCTGAAAATTTCCAACATTTGGACGCCTGTGACAGCAGCAGTCGTCGGGTAACCCCAGCAGGAGTCCACGCGTTTACCCCATCAGCCTCACGAGATCGTAATTGCGTTGCCTTCGCAAGTCGACGGCGAGAAAGTAAATACCGGCACATCGAGATCTATGATTTAGAATCAGAATCGTTTTACAGAGTCACAGAGTCTCTGAACCCAAACTTCCACCATTACAATCCTTTTTTCTCCCCTAAAGGTGGTTTCCTGGGATACCACCGATTCCGAGGTGAGTCAGCTCCAGGAGAGACAACGATTCCACACCTGGATCCAGTAACTTCTCCCATAAAGGAACTGAGGATGATTCGGCTCAATGGATCGTTCCCTTCGTTCTCTCCTAAAGGCGATTTGATAGCTTTCAACCACGATTTCGAAATGAATTCTGGGTTGAAGATAGTGAGAAGCGACGGCACGAAGAGATGGGTGGTTCTGAAAGATAGAACCGCTTTCTGTACTTCGTGGGACCCAACACAAGATAATGTTATCTACACGTCTATCGGACCTATATTCGAGTCAGTCAAAAGAACGGTCCAGATTGCACGGATTACTTTTGCTCCAACAGATCTTACAGATGATGGAGGAGAAAAGATTCCGGCCACTGTGAAGATCCTTACAAGAGAAGACACCGGAAACAATGCCTTTCCTTCGTGTTCGCCGGACGGCAAGTTCGTGGTTTTCAGGTCTGGGAGATCCGGTCACAAGAACCTCTTTATAGTCGACGCCGTAGATGGGGAATTTAACGGTGGGATCCGTCAATTAACGGAAGGGCCATGGATAGACACAATGCCTAACTGGTCTCCTGACGGAAAACTTATAGCCTTCTCATCGAACCGTCACAACCCCGACAACGTTAGTGCCTTCAGCATATACCTGATCCGACCAGATGGTTCAGACCTTCGGCGAGTATACGTGGCAGGACCAGAGGGATCGAGTGACGTGGATAGGGAGAGGATCAACCACGTGTGCTTCAATTCAGATTCGTCGTGGCTTTTATTCACGGCGAATATGGGCGGCGTAACGGCGGAGCCGGTTTCATTGCCGAACCAATTTCAACCTTACGGGGATATGTACATCGTGAGGTTGGATGGGAGTGAGTTGCAGAGGCTGACGTGGAATGGATATGAGAATGGTACACCTGTGTGGTACCACCCATCATCGTCATCAACGGAGGAAATTGAATTGGGTTCCTTGTCTTTAGAGAGTAATAAGGTGAAGGATGCTGACAAGCTCAAGGGTCAATTCGAGGAACCATTATGGATATCTTGCGACATTTGA